From the Candidatus Rokuibacteriota bacterium genome, the window AGCGCCTCGTCCTGGGTTCGCGGCACCAGGTAGTCGAACCGCGGAGGCTTCATGGCTGATCCTTCCTCCTACTTCCGGATGCCGATCTTGATGGCCAGCGGGAGATATTTCTTGTGCTCCCAGGCTCGCTTCAAAGTCCCAGCGGCCCGGCCGGCAACGGCATGCCCAGCCAGAGCTTGAAGACGACGTGGCTCGCGACGGCGGTGACGGCCGTCAGGACGACTGTCACCGGCCAGGAGAAAGCTCCCAGGAGCCGGATGAGCCCCAGGAGGAGCGCGGCCGTCGCAGGTAGGAAGCCGAGATACGGCAGGGCGAGCACGTACGCCACCAGGGCCCCGAACACGAGGCCGACCCGCCGCCAGCCCTCCGCGTCGGGCCACGAGGGGTCGCCCTCGCTCGGCCCGGATCGTCGCCGGGACATGAGGTGGCCGGCTGCCAAGAGGACGAAGACCATGCTCAGCACGGCCGGCACCAGCTTCGCCCCCTGCCAGTCGTCCCGGATGCGGAGGGCCTCGACCACGCATGCGGCGGCCAGGCCCAGCAGGATGACCCCGCAGATCGGCTCGGCGCGCTTCATGGCGAAGGCTACCTC encodes:
- a CDS encoding tripartite tricarboxylate transporter TctB family protein, which translates into the protein MKRAEPICGVILLGLAAACVVEALRIRDDWQGAKLVPAVLSMVFVLLAAGHLMSRRRSGPSEGDPSWPDAEGWRRVGLVFGALVAYVLALPYLGFLPATAALLLGLIRLLGAFSWPVTVVLTAVTAVASHVVFKLWLGMPLPAGPLGL